In one Ictalurus furcatus strain D&B chromosome 28, Billie_1.0, whole genome shotgun sequence genomic region, the following are encoded:
- the ift22 gene encoding intraflagellar transport protein 22 homolog isoform X2: protein MLKVKNLKVKILLIGPSECGKTVLANFLSDTVETVGSEYRPTQGVRILEFESQNLGSGTKDSACEVELWDCAGDFKFEACWPALMRDSNGVVIVFNPDIPSHLKEVETWYSTFISSQSLQAGQCLLIAHHKPGSGADTSHPQLEEDPEGLRQEFCTYLGNVAQRLSESLEREEMSIIA, encoded by the exons atgttaaaagttaaaaatcTAAAAGTGAAAATTCTTTTAATTGGACCAAGTGAG tgtgggaagacaGTATTGGCAAATTTTCTCTCTGACACAGTGGAGACAGTCGGATCTGAATACAGACCGACACAGGGAGTCAG GATACTGGAGTTTGAGTCTCAGAATCTGGGAAGTGGGACCAAAGACAGTGCTTGTGAAGTGGAGCTGTGGGATTGTGCTGGAGATTTCAA GTTTGAAGCATGCTGGCCAGCTTTAATGAGAGACTCCAATGGAGTGGTCATTGTATTTAACCCTGATATTCCAAGTCACCTCAAGGAAGTAGAGACTTGGTACTCGACCTTCATCTCCTCTCAAAGCCTACAGGCAGGACAGTGTCTGCTCATAGCACACCACAAGCCTGGTAGTGGAGCAGATACGTCACACCCTCAGTTAG AGGAAGACCCTGAAGGGCTGCGTCAGGAGTTCTGCACATATCTAGGAAACGTTGCGCAGCGCTTGTCGGAAAGTCTGGAACGTGAGGAGATGTCCATTATAGCATAA
- the ftr82 gene encoding finTRIM family, member 82 yields the protein MAEPVSPDYFSCHLCASLLRDPVAIPCGHSFCMDCISGYWNDADYTGIYICPQCRITFTQRPVLRPNATLSKVAEKIKKTGLNLNLVPPSNGSFAGPTDVPCDFCSGKKLKAVKSCLNCLASYCEKHLKPHYESATFKRHKLVDELGNLDRKICPQHQKSLELFCRTDQMCICAICTVSEHKGHDIVSAEAERSEKQKLLGVSQADIKQKCQQRTKELEELKTAVDSLKSSAQRAMAESKKMFDEMITSIERMRSEVIKLININEKAGFSQAEGLMERLEQEIDELKKKETGLKQLYSTEDHIHFLQNFNYLCTPTDDGFIPKVSLNPDFSFSTARKAVAEIKEKLEELGREELLKVTKSVNEVPIYTLENRSVREKSSRVKDIQTVDSAPPSQPRSRSEFLKYFCQLRLDPSTAYKELYLSEGNKKVTRTRNLQPYSDNPERFDTFAQVLCREALSGARFYWEIEWNGEFSVGVAYRGISRKGKGPLCLLGYNDKSWSLLCSDTGYSAWHNRVDKVISAPHSPRIGVYLDHSAGVLAFYSIGETMTCLHRFETTFTEPLYPGFGVGTSVKICQLK from the exons ATGGCTGAGCCCGTGTCCCCAGATTACTTCAGCTGCCACCTGTGCGCGAGTCTCCTGAGGGACCCAGTGGCTATCCCCTGTGGCCACAGCTTCTGTATGGACTGCATTAGTGGCTACTGGAATGATGCTGACTATACCGGGATTTACATCTGTCCTCAGTGCAGAATTACTTTCACCCAGAGACCCGTGCTCAGACCCAATGCAACCCTCTCCAAAGTGGCTGAGAAGATCAAGAAGACAGGCCTGAACCTCAACCTGGTGCCTCCAAGCAATGGGAGCTTTGCTGGACCAACAGATGTGCCTTGTGACTTCTGCTCGGGAAAGAAGCTCAAGGCTGTCAAGTCCTGCCTCAACTGCTTGGCCTCATACTGTGAGAAACACCTGAAGCCCCACTATGAGTCAGCTACCTTCAAGAGACACAAACTGGTGGATGAGCTTGGAAACCTGGACAGAAAGATCTGCCCGCAGCACCAGAAGAGCTTGGAGCTCTTTTGCCGTACCGACCAGATGTGTATCTGTGCTATCTGCACCGTCAGCGAGCACAAGGGCCATGATATTGTGTcagcagaggcagagagaagtGAGAAGCAG AAACTTCTTGGAGTGTCCCAAGCTGATATCAAACAAAAATGCCAGCAGAGGACCAAAGAGCTGGAGGAACTAAAGACGGCTGTTGACTCGCTGAAG AGCTCGGCTCAAAGGGCCATGGCAGAGAGCAAGAAGATGTTCGATGAGATGATCACTTCCATTGAGAGGATGAGGTCGGAGGTCATCAAGCTGATCAACATCAATGAGAAAGCTGGGTTCAGTCAGGCTGAGGGGCTGATGGAGCGCTTGGAGCAGGAGATTGATGAACTGAAGAAGAAGGAGACTGGTTTAAAGCAGCTCTACAGTACAGAGGACCACATCCACTTTTTACAG AATTTCAACTATCTCTGCACACCAACTGATGATGGCTTCATTCCCAAAGTGTCTCTGAACCCAGACTTCTCGTTCAGCACTGCAAGGAAAGCTGTCGCAGAGATCAAGGAAAAACTTGAAGAACTGGGCAGAGAGGAACTGCTGAAGGTCACAAAATCAG TGAATGAAGTTCCCATTTACACACTGGAGAACCGCAGTGTTCGAGAGAAAAGTAGCCGAG TCAAAGACATCCAAACTGTGGACAGTGCCCCTCCTTCACAGCCCAGGAGCAGGTCTGAGTTCTTAAAAT ACTTCTGTCAGCTCCGGCTGGACCCCAGCACAGCCTATAAAGAGCTCTACCTGTCAGAAGGTAACAAGAAGGTGACTCGAACCCGCAATCTGCAGCCCTACTCTGATAATCCGGAGCGGTTTGACACATTTGCCCAGGTACTGTGCCGTGAGGCTCTGTCGGGTGCCCGCTTCTACTGGGAGATTGAGTGGAATGGCGAGTTCTCTGTTGGAGTGGCCTACCGGGGCATAAGCCGCAAAGGCAAGGGTCCCCTGTGCTTGTTGGGGTATAACGATAAATCCTGGAGTCTCCTCTGCTCTGACACAGGCTATTCTGCCTGGCATAACCGGGTGGACAAAGTTATCAGCGCGCCACATTCTCCAAGGATAGGGGTCTACCTAGACCACAGCGCAGGGGTGCTGGCCTTCTATAGCATCGGCGAGACCATGACATGCCTCCATCGCTTCGAGACCACCTTCACTGAACCCCTCTATCCTGGGTTTGGGGTTGGAACATCGGTTAAAATATGCCAGCTAAAATGA
- the ift22 gene encoding intraflagellar transport protein 22 homolog isoform X1 → MLKVKNLKVKILLIGPSECGKTVLANFLSDTVETVGSEYRPTQGVRILEFESQNLGSGTKDSACEVELWDCAGDFKFEACWPALMRDSNGVVIVFNPDIPSHLKEVETWYSTFISSQSLQAGQCLLIAHHKPGSGADTSHPQLAPQLNKLPLIHSNLEEDPEGLRQEFCTYLGNVAQRLSESLEREEMSIIA, encoded by the exons atgttaaaagttaaaaatcTAAAAGTGAAAATTCTTTTAATTGGACCAAGTGAG tgtgggaagacaGTATTGGCAAATTTTCTCTCTGACACAGTGGAGACAGTCGGATCTGAATACAGACCGACACAGGGAGTCAG GATACTGGAGTTTGAGTCTCAGAATCTGGGAAGTGGGACCAAAGACAGTGCTTGTGAAGTGGAGCTGTGGGATTGTGCTGGAGATTTCAA GTTTGAAGCATGCTGGCCAGCTTTAATGAGAGACTCCAATGGAGTGGTCATTGTATTTAACCCTGATATTCCAAGTCACCTCAAGGAAGTAGAGACTTGGTACTCGACCTTCATCTCCTCTCAAAGCCTACAGGCAGGACAGTGTCTGCTCATAGCACACCACAAGCCTGGTAGTGGAGCAGATACGTCACACCCTCAGTTAG CCCCTCAATTGAACAAGCTGCCTCTCATTCATTCCAACTTAGAGGAAGACCCTGAAGGGCTGCGTCAGGAGTTCTGCACATATCTAGGAAACGTTGCGCAGCGCTTGTCGGAAAGTCTGGAACGTGAGGAGATGTCCATTATAGCATAA